The following nucleotide sequence is from Phycisphaera sp..
TTGGATCCCTTGGCCACGAGCACCAAGGAGCGACGCCGAAGCTGCAACTGCTCCCGTCGCGTTCCAGCCATCCAAGATGGCATTGTCGAGTTTGATTCGCGCAAGGTTGGCGTCCAGAAACTGGGCGTTGGTCAGGTTGGCCGAGGTGAGCACGGCTCCGGCGAAGTTGGCACTCAGTGCTCGCACGCCGCTGAGGTCGACTCCCGAGAGATCACTCCCGCTTGCGTCGGCGGCACACAGATTGCAGTTCGCGAGGCTTCCCCCTCGCATCGCGACTGTCTTGAGCGAAACATGTTCGAGGTTAGACAGCGTGATCTCGGTGCCGCGGAATCGCACGTCGTCGAGGTTGCCTCCCGACAAGTCGGATTCGGTTATGCGGGTGCCACTCAAATTAGCGTTCGACCATAGGGCATCCGTGAAGACCGATCGGGTGATCGAGGCATTGGCGAGTGATGTGCCCTTTAAACTCGCCCCAACAAAGGTACTCATGGTGATGAACGAGTCGGTAAGGACCGCTCCGGATAGGTCGGCGGCGTCCGCATTGGTCGATTCGAGCGTGCACCCGGCCAGGATGGCACCAGATAGATCAGCGTCAGAGAGGTCGGCATGTGACAGGTTGGTCTGTGAGAGGTCGGCTCCGGCAAGTTGGGCTCTGGTTAACTGCGCTCCCACAAGCGTTGCCCCACGAAGCGAGTTGCCGCCGAGTATCGCATCGCTGAGGTCGCAGTGGGAAAGATCGCAGCCCTCCATGTTGTGGCCTCGGACATCGGTGCCTGGGAACGAGCAGCGCTCTAAGCTGCTTGGGAAGACAGTTCGGCTGATGGCACAACAATCAAACCGTGCGCCTTGAAGTTCAGCCTTCGACAAATTGGTTCCGGCTAGAGTACTTTGGGCAAAATCTGCGTCTTGGACGCTGGCGTCATTGAAAACAACGTCAGTGAGATCGCACGAATCCCAGCGAGTTCTGGTCGCGCGTGCCGACGTCAGGTTTGCCCGGGCTAATTCACAGTTTGAGAATACGGTGGCTACGAGTGCCGAATTCGTTCCATCTATCGACCCCAATCGCATGTGATCGACCACGGCTCCGGATAGATCTGCGCCGACGAAGCTCGCACTCTCGAAGGTCGGAGCTTCAGGAAGAAAGTTCATTCGGCTGCTTTTCGCATGTTCGGCGGCGGCAGCTACGACGCTACTTTGGACCGGCTCGGGTAGTGGCGTCGGTGATTGTTCTGCGGGCGGGCGCGACCGAAAAATTGCCTGTACAAGGACCGCGCCGGAGAAATTGCTCTGGGCACCGTGACAATCGATGAATCTCGAACCTATCAAGACGGCATTCGAGAAGTCCGATTCTTGGAGATCGCACTCTACAAACTCGCAACCAATCAGATTCGCTCCGGCCGCGTGAGATCCGGTGAGCCTCACACGCTCGAATCGTACTGTATCGAGAGACCAGCCGGACATGTCGATGCCTGACAGATCGAGGTCGGCGACAATCGCACCCGGATGCAACGCCGATTCACCCGCGAACCGTTCGACCTCCTCGCGGGTGCGTGGGCACACGGCTTCAGTGCGTTCCTTGAACTCCGCCGCGTTAAAACCCTGGTTCTGCACGGGGGTGTCCACTCAGGCCCTCCCCGAGGCAAGGCTCGTGCCCGAAAAATCGGTGCCAGTGTGTGAAGCGCCATTGAGTTTGGTCTCGAACAGATCGGCTCCGTACAGGCTTGCGCCGTCGAGTTTGGCATTGGTGGCGATCGCACGCTCGAGCGAGGCTTCCATAAGGTTGGATCTCGACAGATCGGCGGCGACGAGTTTGGCCTTGTAGAAGCGGAGTCCACGAAGGTCGGCGGCGATCCATGTCGAATCCTGGCCCTTTATCTTGGCGAAGTTGCCGCGCACGAACTTGGTGCCGTCGAGTTTCGCGTTGCTCAGGTCGGCACCTTCCCATTGGCTTTCGGAGAGCTGTGCCAGGCTGATGTCTGCCTGAGTATACACGGCACCGTTTGCCCGCAGTCGATCACCGAGCACCTCACAGAAGCAAGATCGAGTTGCGTTCGCTCTTTCAATGCAGGCATCGATCATCGTTGCGCCGCGGAAGTTCGTATTCTGGCATGAGGTGTCGGCGAGATCCGCCGAGGTCAGATTTGCCTTTGACATGTTCGCGTTGTCAAGATTCGCTTCGGGGCAGATCGCACTGACGGCGGAGGCTCCCGAAAGATTGGCGTCGGCGAGGTTGGCTCTGCTCAGGTCGGCATAGTCGAGGCATGTTCCGGACAGATTGGCTCCGGAAAGGTCAGCGCCGCTTAGATCGGCACCGGTGAGGTCGGCCCCGGAAAGGTCGGCACCAGTGAACTTGGCTTGCGACGCCTGTGCGGCGGGTAGCTTCGCCTCAGGCATCTTTGCGCCGGAGAGATCCGCCTCCTGCAGGCGCGCGCCCGACAAGTCCGCGGCTGGCAGTTTCACGCCGGGAAGGGACTGCGAGCTCAGATCGACGCCGGCCAAACTCGATCCTTTGGCGGCGTGGGCACCCAACTGCTCGGCAAGGGGAATAGTGGCCGGGCTCGCTTCAGGGGCTGCGTCGGCGGACGTGTTGCTGAGTTCGGCCAGAAG
It contains:
- a CDS encoding pentapeptide repeat-containing protein codes for the protein MDTPVQNQGFNAAEFKERTEAVCPRTREEVERFAGESALHPGAIVADLDLSGIDMSGWSLDTVRFERVRLTGSHAAGANLIGCEFVECDLQESDFSNAVLIGSRFIDCHGAQSNFSGAVLVQAIFRSRPPAEQSPTPLPEPVQSSVVAAAAEHAKSSRMNFLPEAPTFESASFVGADLSGAVVDHMRLGSIDGTNSALVATVFSNCELARANLTSARATRTRWDSCDLTDVVFNDASVQDADFAQSTLAGTNLSKAELQGARFDCCAISRTVFPSSLERCSFPGTDVRGHNMEGCDLSHCDLSDAILGGNSLRGATLVGAQLTRAQLAGADLSQTNLSHADLSDADLSGAILAGCTLESTNADAADLSGAVLTDSFITMSTFVGASLKGTSLANASITRSVFTDALWSNANLSGTRITESDLSGGNLDDVRFRGTEITLSNLEHVSLKTVAMRGGSLANCNLCAADASGSDLSGVDLSGVRALSANFAGAVLTSANLTNAQFLDANLARIKLDNAILDGWNATGAVAASASLLGARGQGIQFVGCNLGNAKLDNAQIPYANFAHANIRAATFAGTDISGSNLHRVEADGAVWAGTSRDSVRETDPALAQAEDFSTDS